The Prinia subflava isolate CZ2003 ecotype Zambia chromosome 21, Cam_Psub_1.2, whole genome shotgun sequence genome window below encodes:
- the AJAP1 gene encoding adherens junction-associated protein 1 produces MWMRRLPGSRSGCPLGSHAWILIAMFHLAMDLASCQPPATGAAGRLSPRPALRHRLSRGSLWGTGSGEELQRPGPPWTCAPAPPLQRPRSRRPPPAAPLPSGRPLRRPRSRRGRRHLRGRGFAARDGRPTALPEVIVWGPTGEEDSLESSTLPSAFATTTTTAAAATTAATTAAAATPVTAATPPRVPPSTAAPAPGGDASRSSPGRTGTAEPAAGHSSGGKDARPPRGLGDSTGLAVHQIITITVSLIMVIAALITTLVLKNCCAQSGRPRRNSHQRKLDQQEESCQNLTDFAPARVPSALDIFTAYNETLQCSHECVRTPVPVYAEDTLHSPGDYKTTFNGNRPSSSDRHLIPVAFVSEKWFEISC; encoded by the exons ATGTGGATGCGACGGCTCCCGGGAAGCAG GTCAGGTTGCCCGCTCGGAAGCCATGCTTGGATTTTAATAGCCATGTTCCACCTAGCCATGGACCttgccagctgccagcccccagccacCGGCGCTGCGGGGAGGCTCTCGCCGCGGCCGGCGCTCCGGCACAGACTGTCCCGTGGCTCGCTGTGGGGCACGGGGAGCGGGGAGGAGCTGCAACGCCCCGGCCCCCCCTGGACCTGCGCCCCCGCGCCCCCTCTGCAGAGACCCCGCTCCCGCCGGCCGCCCCCCgctgccccactgccctccGGCCGCCCCCTGCGCCGGCCGCGCTCCCGGAGGGGCCGGCGGCACCTGCGCGGCCGTGGCTTCGCCGCTCGGGACGGGCGGCCCACGGCGCTGCCCGAGGTCATCGTCTGGGGCCCCACGGGCGAGGAGGActccctggagagcagcacgCTGCCCAGCGCCTtcgccaccaccaccaccaccgccgccgccgccaccacCGCCGCCACCACTGCCGCCGCTGCCACTCCTGTCACGGCCGCCACGCCGCCCCGTGTGCCCCCCAGCACCGCGGCGCCCGCACCCGGCGGGGACGCGTCCCGCAGCAGCCCCGGCCGCACCGGCACCGCCGAGCCGGCCGCCGGCCACAGCAGCGGAGGCAAGGATGCTCGCCCGCCCCGTGGGCTGGGAGACAGCACAG GTCTGGCAGTTCATCAGATAATCACTATTACCGTGTCACTCATCATGGTCATAGCTGCGCTGATAACAACTCTTGTCTTAAAAAATTG CTGCGCGCAGAGCGGGCGCCCGCGGCGCAACAGCCACCAACGCAAGCTGGAccagcaggaggagagctgcCAGAACCTGACTGACTTCGCCCCCGCCCGCGTGCCCAGCGCCCTCGACATCTTCACCGCCTACAACGAGACGCTGCAGTGCTCCCACGAGTGCGTCCGGACCCCCGTGCCCGTCTATGCAGAGGACACGTTGCACTCGCCCGGGGATTATAAAACCACCTTCAATGGAAACAG ACCCTCTTCTTCTGACCGGCATCTTATTCCCGTGGCCTTTGTGTCTGAGAAATGGTTTGAAATCTCCTGCTGA